A segment of the Halostella salina genome:
GCGCCACGGACTCTCCCTCGCCCTCGCGGACCTGCGGGCAAGCGAGGCCGGCCTCCCGCTCTACCGCTACCTCGGCGGGGACGACGCCGTCACCGCGGTCCCGGTCAACGCGACCGTCGGCGACGCGCCGCCGGACGAGACCGCAGCGGCCGCCGAGGCCGCCGTGGCTGACGGCGTCGACTGCGTGAAGGTGAAGGTCGGCGCGCGCGCGGTCGACGCCGACGCCCGGCGGCTCCGGGCCGTCCGCGACGCCGTCGGTCCAGAGGTCTCGCTCCGGGCCGATGCGAACGGCGCGTGGGACCGCGCGACTGCGGAGCGGGCGCTCGACGCGTTCGCCGAGTTCGGCGTCGAGTTCGTCGAGCAGCCGCTCCCGACCGAGGACCTGTCCGGGCTGGCCGCGCTCCGCGGCGGTCCGGTCGGCGTGGCCGCCGACGAGAGCCTCGCCGCGGGCGGCGTCGACGCCGTCCTGAACGCGGACGCGGCCGACGCGCTGATACTCAAGCCGATGGCGCTGGGCGGCGTCGACCGCGCCCGCGAGGCTGCGCTCCGCGCTCGGGCGGCGGGCGTCACGCCGGTCGTCACGACGACGATAGACGCCGTCGTCGCGCGGACCGCGGCGGTCCACCTCGCGGCCTCGCTCGCGCCGGTCGCCCCCTGCGGGCTGGCGACGGGCGGCCGACTGGAGCGTGACCTCACCGCCGACCCGGCACCGGTGAGCGACGGGGCGGTCCACGTGCCACAGCTGCCGGGCAACGGAACGACGGGGGCGTGGTCGGCGTGACCTGGCAGCTTCGAGACCCGGTGACAAGACAGGCAGAGAGCGCGCCGGACACGACGGCGGTCGTGGTCCACGGGTCGGGCGAGTCGCGCACCTACGCCGAACTCGACCGGGCGGTCGACGAGACGGCCGGCCGCCTCGCCGCGCTCGGCGTCGGCGCGGGCGACCACATCGGCGTCCTCATGGACTCCCGCCTCGCCTTCGTCCGGCTGATCCACGCGACCGCCAGGCTCGGCGCGACGCTGGTCCCGCTGAACGTCCGGCTGACCACCGCCGAACTCGACGCGCAGGTCGACCGCGTCGACCTCGACCTGCTCGTCGCCGAGCGCGACACCGAACTGACGGCCATAGACGCCGCGGGCGAGACGCCGGTGGCCTCCGTCGACGCGCCGCCGGACGCCGCGGCCGTGACCGACGACCGGCTCGCCGCCCTTGCGGACGTCGACCCCGACGCCGTCGACCCCGTCGCGCGCGGGCTCGACGACCCGGCCTGCATCCTCTCGACCTCGGGGACCGGCGGGCGGCCGAAACCAGTGGTGCTCACCGTCGGCAACCTGCTTGCCAACGCCGCCGGCTCCGCGTTCCGGCTCGGCGTCGTCCCCGACGACCGCTGGTTCGACCCGCTCCCGATGTACCACATGGGCGGCCTCGCGCCGGTGGTCCGCTCGGCGACGTACGGGACGACCGTCGTGGTCCAGCGCGAGTTCGACGCCGCGGCGACGGCCGACGCAATCGCCGAGCGCGGGGCGACGGCCGTCTCGCTCGTCCCGACGATGCTCCGCCGGATGCTCGACGAGCGCGAGGGGCTGGCCGACTCGCTCCGCTTTGTCCTGCTCGGCGGCGCGCCCGCGCCGGACGCCCTGATCGAGCGCTGTGCCGACCTCGGCGTCCCGGTCTGTCCCACCTACGGGATGACGGAGGCGGCGTCGCAGATAGCCACGGCGACCCCCACGGAGGCCGTCGACCACGTCGGGACGGTCGGCCGGCCCCTCTCGATGACTGAGGTGACGGTGGTCGACGATACCGGCGAGCCGTGCCCGCCCGGCGAACCCGGCGAACTCGTCGTCAGCGGACCGACCGTGACGCCGGGGTACTACGACGACCCGGAGACGACCGCCGAGGCGTTCTGCGAGCGCGGCCTCCGGACCGGCGACGTGGGCTACCGCGACGAGGACGGCCGCCTGTGGATGCACAGCCGGCGCGAGGACCGCATCGTCACCGGCGGCGAGAACGTCGACCCGCGGGAGGTCGCCGGCGCGATCCGCGACCATCCCGCCGTCGAGGACGTTGCCGTCGTCGGCCTCGACGACCCCGAGTGGGGCGAACGCGTCGCCGCGCTGGTCGTTGGCGACCTCTCCAAGCGTGCCGTCCGGGAGTTCTGTGCCGGCCGGCTCGCCGGCTTCAAACACCCCAAGACGGTCGCCTTCGCCGACGAGATACCGCGGACCGCCTCCGGCACCGTCGACCGCGCCGCCGTCCGCGAGCGCCTGCGCGAGGCCCCCGGCGAGCGCTGATCCGGGGTTCGTCGCCGAACTTTAAGCGCCGCCCAGCCGTACCCCGTCCCGTGTGCACGCTCACCCTCGCCTGGCGGGTGTTCGAGGACGCGCCGGTCGCCGTCGCGGCGAACCGCGACGAGCTGGTCGACCGGCCCTCGGAGCCGCCCGCAGCCATCGAGGACGACCCTCGCGTCGTCGCGCCGCGCGACGCCGAGGCCGGCGGGACGTGGATCGGCTACAACGAACATGGCCTGCTGGTCGCGGTGACGAACCGCTGGGTCGACGCCGACCTCGCCGGCGACCGCTCGCGGGGCCTGCTCGTCCGCGACGCGCTCCGGCACGGTTCGGCCGAGGCCGCCGCCCGCTTCGTCGAACGTGAAGCCGGCGACCACGAGTTCGACGGGTTCAACCTCCTGCTGGCCGACGCCGACGCAGCGCTGCTGTTCGAGTGGGACGGGAGCCTCCGGTTCTCCCGGCTCGACCCGGGCGTCCACGTCGTCGTCAACGTCGGCGCGGACGGCCGGTTCGACGTACCGGATGCCCGTCCCGAGGCGGGCGGCGAGCAAGCTGACAACGCCCGGCGCGTCCGGACGGCGCTGACGCCCGAACCGGGCGAGACGGCCGCGGCGTGGCTCGACCGCGCCGGGGACGTGCTCGGCGACCACGAGTACGGCGTCTGCGTCCACGGCGACGGCTTCGGCACGCGCTCGTCGTCGCTGATCGCGATCGGTGCGGACGGGGCGCGCTACCGCTTCGCCGACGGGCCGCCCTGCGAGACCGCCTACCGCGAGGTTGAAGGGCAGATTTAAACCGGCCGGAACCACATACTGGGGACACATGGTAGCCCCGAGCAGTTCCGTCCGGAGGTGTCCCGCGTGAGCGCGTCGGCGACCGACGAGGAGTTGAGCGAGGACGAGCGGCGGGCGCTCGAACTCGTCCGCGAGACGGGTGGCATCCACCAGAGCGAGTTCTGGAAGGAGCTCGACGTCAACTCCCGCAAGGGGAGCCGCATCGCCGAGTCGCTGGTCGAGAAAGGGCTGGTCGAGCGCGAGGAGACGGTGTACGACGGCCACAACACCTACCTCATCTCGCCGACCGCCCGCGACCT
Coding sequences within it:
- a CDS encoding helix-turn-helix transcriptional regulator, producing the protein MSASATDEELSEDERRALELVRETGGIHQSEFWKELDVNSRKGSRIAESLVEKGLVEREETVYDGHNTYLISPTARDLDFSLLMAGDMLSPFIGEEEVDANSDAFSQWMMNLAYED
- a CDS encoding mandelate racemase/muconate lactonizing enzyme family protein, translated to MQLDRRDFALPLDRPLRTSRGEIAERTGVLVRVADDGNRGLGEASPLPGWTESLADCRAGLDRAARALPEGPDAALAAVDGPAARHGLSLALADLRASEAGLPLYRYLGGDDAVTAVPVNATVGDAPPDETAAAAEAAVADGVDCVKVKVGARAVDADARRLRAVRDAVGPEVSLRADANGAWDRATAERALDAFAEFGVEFVEQPLPTEDLSGLAALRGGPVGVAADESLAAGGVDAVLNADAADALILKPMALGGVDRAREAALRARAAGVTPVVTTTIDAVVARTAAVHLAASLAPVAPCGLATGGRLERDLTADPAPVSDGAVHVPQLPGNGTTGAWSA
- the menE gene encoding o-succinylbenzoate--CoA ligase, whose amino-acid sequence is MTRQAESAPDTTAVVVHGSGESRTYAELDRAVDETAGRLAALGVGAGDHIGVLMDSRLAFVRLIHATARLGATLVPLNVRLTTAELDAQVDRVDLDLLVAERDTELTAIDAAGETPVASVDAPPDAAAVTDDRLAALADVDPDAVDPVARGLDDPACILSTSGTGGRPKPVVLTVGNLLANAAGSAFRLGVVPDDRWFDPLPMYHMGGLAPVVRSATYGTTVVVQREFDAAATADAIAERGATAVSLVPTMLRRMLDEREGLADSLRFVLLGGAPAPDALIERCADLGVPVCPTYGMTEAASQIATATPTEAVDHVGTVGRPLSMTEVTVVDDTGEPCPPGEPGELVVSGPTVTPGYYDDPETTAEAFCERGLRTGDVGYRDEDGRLWMHSRREDRIVTGGENVDPREVAGAIRDHPAVEDVAVVGLDDPEWGERVAALVVGDLSKRAVREFCAGRLAGFKHPKTVAFADEIPRTASGTVDRAAVRERLREAPGER
- a CDS encoding NRDE family protein; the protein is MCTLTLAWRVFEDAPVAVAANRDELVDRPSEPPAAIEDDPRVVAPRDAEAGGTWIGYNEHGLLVAVTNRWVDADLAGDRSRGLLVRDALRHGSAEAAARFVEREAGDHEFDGFNLLLADADAALLFEWDGSLRFSRLDPGVHVVVNVGADGRFDVPDARPEAGGEQADNARRVRTALTPEPGETAAAWLDRAGDVLGDHEYGVCVHGDGFGTRSSSLIAIGADGARYRFADGPPCETAYREVEGQI